CTTATCTAGTTTACTTTCAATATGCACCTCATCATGGTCTTTTTATTACTGATCAATTTTCATGCTGAAGCTTCCGACTATTGTCAGAAAAGAGTGGAAGCAAAGCTGATTCAAATCATCTCCCAAGAAAAATTTGACGGTAGCTGTTAAATTAAAACGAAGACTAAAGTATTGCGTTTAAAGCCTCCTAATGCCGAGAGCGGTACATATAATTGCGAGATGCCTGGATTAGGTATTAAAAATATGACAATAGTAGTTCCTAATAAAAAGGAACGACTGAAGCTTAATTCAATGATCGGAAAGATAGTCATTTTAAAATATGAAAAGAGCTGCGGTGAGGATAGCGAATGTTTGGAAATTTGGAAGTTTCCTTTTGAAGACTAACTTTGGCCATCTGCCACTCCTATAAATTTCAACGGCTGGACGATTTAGAATTGATTCAGCCGTTCTATTTTTCAGGAATTTCCTAAGCTCAATAAAGCGCTGTCGAGTAGTCATATAATATTCTCCTAATAAATAAAGTTATTGTGAGAAGATTTATTTCCCTCACAGAACCGTACTTGCGATTTTCCCGCATACGGCTCTTCGTAATATTCACGTGCTAGAAAATCCGGTATAAAAGTTATGATGGATCGCAGGCGTGGGAAGAGGATGTCGCTTGAGGTACAGTGAATAGCCCTCAAGGTTAAAACTCTTTTTCTGACTGCGCCGGTTAAGCCACTTAAATACTAACCGCTTAACCGTGGAGTTAAAGTCGTTAATACTTCGGTAGTTTCCACTTACCCCATAATATTGAAAGTGCCCTCGTAGCTTTGCCTTCAATATTTTCCATATCACTTCGAGCTGATAGAGATTGCGTGAGTTTTTCAACCACAGATTCATCTCCGTTATTTTCGCTGTGAACTTTTTCCGATCTGTTTTCCGACCAAGCTTAAAAGTGTTCTTCTTCGTTCGGTCAATAAAGTGAGTAAAGCCTAAAAAGTTAAATGTTGCTGGACGCTGCTCTTTGCTATGCGCATTTTGCTTGGCAAATCGACCAAACTCAATCACACGCGTCTTCTCTTCTGAGAGCTCAAGATTAAATTTCTTGAGCCTTGCAGTCAGGGCTTCGCGGATTTTAATGGCGTCGTCTTTGTATTGTACACAGATGATAAAATCATCAGCGTATCTAATCATTTCAACGACTCCACGACAGTTTCGCTTCACCACTTTCTGCATCCAAAGATCCAGCACATAATGAAGATAGATGTTGGCAAGGATCGGAGAGATCACGCCACCTTGAGGTGTGCCCTCATCAGTTGCGTGAAGCTTTCCTTCTTCCATGTATCCATTCTTCAAAAAGCGTTTGATCAATCGAAGAAGGGCTGGATCGTTAATTCTCACGCTCAAGAACTTCATCATCCATTCATGATCGACATTATCAAAGAAGCCTTTGATGTCGGCATCGATGACGTGGTTGATCGGATTCATCATGATAACCTGGTTCAGTTGCTTGAGCGCTTGGTGACAGCTCCGGTGAGGTCTAAAGCCGTAGGAAAAATCTAGAAAGTCGACTTCGTAAATGGATTCTAGTATCCGCACAATCCCGCGTTGAACGATTTTATCTTCAACCGACGGAATTCCAAGAGCCCGTTCTTTCCCATTTGCCTTTGCGATATATGACCTTCGCACCGGCTGCGGTTTGTACGACTGGGCTTTCATGCGAGCGACTAGTGCCGCTACATTCGCATCTAAATTCTTTCCGTATTCTTCGACACTCACACCGTCAATGCCGGCCGCTTTTCCGCGCTTAAGCATTCCAAAACATTCCTTTAAGCTTTCTTCCCCTAGCAGATACGCAACATTATTCACGCGACATTTCTCGTCCCGTTTCACAAGCTCCGATATGAGATTTAATTTCGTTTGCATGTATTTTCCTGACTCTGAAGTTCAGTACCTGTTTCCTTAAATCTCTGCATACTAACGCTGATCCCTTCAAGTGAGGCTCTTTCCTCGCGCCGGACATTACTCCGACTACTCCTTTAATACGAACCAGTCCGACTTCCTGCTATTCATCCCCGCATCCTCTCTTTTTCAGATTGTTTGCCGGTATCCATTGCTGGAAAATAACAGGATCTCCCAAGTTCCGATCGCTTCTCAATGACTTCGTACCGCGGACTTAGACCCCGAAAGAGAAAACAAGTTCTCGCATTACGACCTTGCTCTTACTGCCTTCCGATACATGAACATCGTCGGCCTCTTTAACACTGGAAAATTTCGGGGCTCAATACCTTCACTTGCGTTGCGGTCCAACGTCTCCTGTCTTGCGGCTTCACGGATCTTGTTACCGCCACCCGTGCGCATTAAGTTTCAGGCCGCCTGCTCGGCTTTGCCTGCGTCGGATTTCTTACCGACAAGAAACGATCGATTTAGCTTGGCGCACTCATATTTATTCCTTGAAGTTTTGGAAACCAATATTGTTGATTAAAACCAAAGACTCTAAATGTTACGTTTTTTCATCAGAAGACGCGCTCTCAGCATCAAGAGAGTTAGCTCTGATTTGTAAAACTGAAATAACATCAGATGTTAGATTCGTGGCATAGTTGAAGGAGAGAGCTTGAAGAAACTTGATGTTGATTGTGATAAACTAATCTCTCTGTGTGGGATAATGGCTGTAACGACAAACAAGATTATTTGCGAGAAATACCCACCATTAGAAAATATTAAGCTAACCGAGTTTCTTGCCTTTTATGCGGTCGCCTGTCTTGCTGAGATTCTCTCTATGTTCGCCTCAGAGCACGATGAGGCTGCTTTTAATTCTTGGTATAAAACAGCTTTAGTTCCTGTGCTGAATAAAAAATATCAACATGGGTCCACACTACTTATTGATTGCATGGAAGCAAAAGCCACTTTTATAAAACAAGCTGAAAAAATAAAATTTGAAAACCATGAGGAGCCATTAAAAATATTACCCTGCTCAGTTGGCGGGTGGCTTTTAATTAATTTAGTT
This genomic stretch from Oligoflexia bacterium harbors:
- the ltrA gene encoding group II intron reverse transcriptase/maturase; the protein is MQTKLNLISELVKRDEKCRVNNVAYLLGEESLKECFGMLKRGKAAGIDGVSVEEYGKNLDANVAALVARMKAQSYKPQPVRRSYIAKANGKERALGIPSVEDKIVQRGIVRILESIYEVDFLDFSYGFRPHRSCHQALKQLNQVIMMNPINHVIDADIKGFFDNVDHEWMMKFLSVRINDPALLRLIKRFLKNGYMEEGKLHATDEGTPQGGVISPILANIYLHYVLDLWMQKVVKRNCRGVVEMIRYADDFIICVQYKDDAIKIREALTARLKKFNLELSEEKTRVIEFGRFAKQNAHSKEQRPATFNFLGFTHFIDRTKKNTFKLGRKTDRKKFTAKITEMNLWLKNSRNLYQLEVIWKILKAKLRGHFQYYGVSGNYRSINDFNSTVKRLVFKWLNRRSQKKSFNLEGYSLYLKRHPLPTPAIHHNFYTGFSST